Proteins from one Lycium ferocissimum isolate CSIRO_LF1 unplaced genomic scaffold, AGI_CSIRO_Lferr_CH_V1 ctg2235, whole genome shotgun sequence genomic window:
- the LOC132043247 gene encoding uncharacterized protein LOC132043247 isoform X9 translates to MRTRHLLPDLNTFPILQGMHDENILPDLTDTPTEKDVQTHNSLPDLNDTPLLEEIEAAISNTVIQGQLQTNIEDDDEEEYPDVDVECGDICTEDYWDIGDATYECEKCGAIFWYEERIHKHYNSKNPIFTMCCQKGKIKLPDLKKPPQVLEQLLFGTGHKSNHFQEKIRSYNSMFSFTSMGGKVDVSVNQTQGPRTFKLFGQNYHQIGSLLPPEGSTPKFAQLYIYDTENEVANRINAVSRGQDVNKLHAEIVADLKQMLDDNNVLAKTFRMVRDRFQENINSNVKLRLIGKRGTDGRRYNLPTITEVAALVVGDFEVSGCDRDIIIETQSGQLQRINELNAAYLGLQYPLLFPYGEDGYREDIPLSGGDKSSGGRQYVSMREYFVYRIQERKDEVPTIVSSRRLFQQFLVDGYTMIESSRLKFIRTHQKQLRVDFYKVLTDAILHGDTDPSSQGKRVILPSSFTGGARYMLQNYQDAMAICKWAGYPDLFITFTCNPKWPEITRFVESRGLTPEDRPDILSRVFKIKLDGLIKDLKDNQVFGQVKAVIYTIEFQKRGLPHAHILLFLHEHNKFPCASDIDRIISAEIPHEGDDPYYYNVVKNLMMHGPCGSARKSSPCMQNGKCTKHFPKKFVDATTVDEEGYPVYRRRDNGRTIMKNGIELDNRYVVPHNRFLLLKYGAHINVEWCNQSRSIKYLFKYVNKGHDRATAAFSQSTHEDGSSTVDEINMYYDCRYISPCEAAWRILKFPIHHREPPVERLSFHLPNEQPVIFSDDDHIENVVNRPTVRESMFLSWFEANKEYPEARDLTYAEFPLKFRWDQNLKKWVRRKTSAFSIGRIFFVTPGSGELYYLRLLLNIIKGPISYDELRNDHSTFRDACYALGLLDDDKEYVDAIKEASNWGMPSYLRQLFVMLLLSNSMSRPEFVWQASWRLLSDDILHEVRTLLDNSEAELTDDELKNRCLQKMERTLKGCGKSFNDFPTMPRPDYSEQDVDSANRLINEELRYNKRSLTQEHQQLVMKLTAEQKCVYDKIMTAVNQDRGGLFFLYGHGGTGKTFMWRTLSSGVRSKGDIVINVASSGIASLLLPGGRTAHSRFAIPLNPTEDSTCNIKQGSPLAKLIVKAKLVIWDEAPMMHRYCFEALDRTLRDILRFKDPSNLDRPFGGKTIVLGGDFRQILPVITKGTRQEIVNATLNSSDLWPQCQVLKLTKNMRLQGSLSGADLDDLKQFSDWILAIGDGKIGCSIDGIEKIEIPDDLLIHNCDDPISGIVESTYSDYLIHSTDIKYLQERAILAPTLQMVESVNDYMVSLNHSQDKSYLSSDTICMSDNAFTSLEHVHTPEFLNSIKCSGIPNHSITLKVGVPVMLLRNIDQSAGLCNGTRLIITRLGNRVIEAKVLSGKMAGDKVFIPRMTLTPSDARIPFKFQRRQFPVIVSFAMTINKSQGQSLCNVGLFLKKPVFTHGQLYVAFSRVTNRKGLKILCYDEDGKITNEATNVVYKEVFRNLEGRNFH, encoded by the exons ATGAGAACACGTCATCTTCTTCCTGATTTAAACACATTTCCTATATTGCAAG GTATGCACGATGAAAACATATTGCCTGATTTAACTGACACTCCAACTGAAAAAG ATGTGCAAACACATAATTCTCTACCTGATTTAAATGACACACCACTACTGGAAG AGATTGAGGCTGCAATAAGCAACACAGTTATACAAG GGCAGCTGCAAACTAACATAGAAGATGACGATGAAGAGGAGTATCCAG ATGTGGATGTTGAATGTGGCGACATTTGCACTGAAG ATTACTGGGATATAGGAGATGCTACATATGAATGCGAAAAGTGTGGAGCTATATTTTGGTATGAAGAAAGAATCCACAAGCATTACAACTCAAAAAACCCAATTTTCACAATGTGCtgtcaaaaaggaaaaataaaacttCCAGATCTTAAGAAGCCTCCTCAAGTTTTGGAACAACTACTATTTGGAACAG GTCATAAAAGtaatcattttcaagaaaaaataaggAGTTATAACTCTATGTTCTCATTTACATCAATGGGGGGAAAGGTTGATGTCTCTGTCAATCAGACACAAGGGCCAAGAACATTCAAATTATTTGGACAAAATTATCATCAAATTGGGAGCTTACTACCTCCTGAAGGATCTACTCCAAAGTTTGCACAGTTATATATCTATGATACAGAAAATGAAGTTGCAAATAGAATTAACGCTGTCAG TCGGGGCCAAGATGTTAATAAACTTCATGCTGAAATTGTCGCTGATCTAAAACAAATGCTCGATGACAATAATGTTTTGGCCAAGACTTTTAGAATGGTCCGAGATAGATTCCAAGAAAATATCAACTCAAATGTGAAGCTCAGACTAATAGGGAAAAGAGGTACCGATGGTAGAAGATACAACTTACCAACAATAACAGAAGTAGCTGCTTTAGTGGTAGGTGACTTTGAAGTTTCTGGATGTGATCGTGACATCATTATAGAAACACAATCTGGGCAGCTACAAAGGATAAATGAACTAAATGCTGCATATTTAGGTCTACAATACCCTTTACTTTTTCCTTACGGTGAAGACGGGTATAGAGAGGACATTCCTTTAAGTGGAGGTGATAAATCATCGGGAGGAAGGCAATATGTTAGCATGCGAGAATATTTTGTCTAtagaattcaagaaagaaaagacgAAGTTCCTACCATTGTGTCCTCAAGAAGACTATTTCAACAGTTTTTAGTTGATGGCTATACAATGATTGAGTCTTCTCGGTTGAAATTTATCAGGACTCATCAAAAGCAATTAAGAGTTGATTTTTATAAGGTCCTAACAGATGCTATTTTACATGGAGACACTGATCCTTCATCCCAAGGAAAAAGAGTAATTCTACCATCAAGCTTTACAGGGGGTGCACGATATATGTTGCAGAATTATCAAGATGCTATGGCTATATGCAAATGGGCTGGGTACCCTGATCTTTTTATCACATTTACTTGCAATCCTAAGTGGCCAGAGATTACTAGATTCGTAGAGAGCAGAGGGTTGACTCCAGAAGATCGTCCAGATATCTTAAGCAGGGTGTTCAAAATCAAATTGGACGGCTTAATAAAGGATTTGAAAGACAATCAAGTTTTTGGACAAGTAAAAGCAG TGATTTATACCATTGAGTTCCAAAAACGAGGGTTGCCTCATGCTCATATCTTGCTTTTTCTTCATGAGCATAATAAATTTCCATGCGCCTCAGATATTGATCGAATAATTTCAGCAGAAATACCACATGAAGGGGATGATCCTTATTATTATAATGTCGTGAAAAATTTGATGATGCATGGCCCATGTGGTTCTGCTAGGAAGTCTTCTCCTTGCATGCAGAATGGTAAATGTACGAAACACTTTCCTAAAAAATTTGTTGACGCAACAACAGTTGACGAAGAAGGATATCCTGTTTATAGAAGAAGGGATAATGGTAGAACAATTATGaaaaatggaattgaattggataACAGGTATGTGGTGCCACACAATCGCTTCTTATTATTAAAATATGGTGCTCATATCAATGTGGAATGGTGCAACCAATCACGAtcaataaaatacttatttaagTATGTCAATAAAGGGCATGATCGTGCAACTGCTGCTTTTTCACAAAGTACTCATGAGGATGGTTCATCAACTGTTGATGAAATCAATATGTATTATGATTGTCGCTACATATCACCATGTGAAGCCGCATGGAGAATATTAAAATTTCCAATTCACCATAGAGAGCCGCCAGTGGAAAGACTATCATTCCATCTTCCAAATGAACAGCCCGTCATTTTCTCTGATGATGATCACATTGAGAATGTAGTAAATAGACCAACTGTAAGGGAATCGATGTTTTTGAGTTGGTTTGAGGCAAACAAAGAATATCCGGAAGCAAGAGATTTGACTTATGCAGAATTCCCTCTTAAATTTAGGTGggatcaaaatttaaaaaaatgggtcagGAGAAAAACATCTGCATTTTCTATTGGGCGGATTTTCTTTGTTACTCCAGGGAGCGGAGAGTTATATTATctgaggttgttgttgaatataaTCAAAGGTCCAATTTCTTATGATGAACTAAGAAATGACCATTCCACTTTTAGAGATGCATGTTATGCACTTGGTTTGTTGGATGACGACAAAGAGTATGTTGATGCTATAAAGGAGGCCAGTAACTGGGGAATGCCATCTTATCTTAGACAATTATTTGTCATGTTGTTGTTATCAAATTCAATGTCACGACCAGAATTTGTTTGGCAAGCGTCATGGCGGTTATTGTCAGACGATATCCTTCATGAagtaagaacattattggataACTcag AGGCAGAGCTTACAGATGATGAATTGAAAAATCGCTGCTTGCAAAAGATGGAGAGGACTTTAAAAGGTTGTGGAAAAAGTTTTAATGATTTTCCAACAATGCCAAGACCAGATTACAGTGAGCAAGACGTTGATAGTGCCAACAGACTAATTAATGAGGAATTGCGCTATAACAAACGCTCTTTGACACAGGAACATCAACAATTAGTGATGAAATTAACAGCTGAACAGAAGTGTGTGTATGATAAAATCATGACTGCAGTGAACCAAGACAGAGGGGGGTTGTTCTTTTTATATGGTCATGGTGGAACTGGAAAAACATTTATGTGGAGAACATTGTCTTCTGGCGTACGATCTAAAGGTGATATAGTGATAAATGTTGCTTCAAGTGGTATTGCGTCTCTTTTGTTACCAGGAGGTCGAACTGCTCATTCGAGATTTGCGATTCCTTTAAATCCAACTGAAGATTCAACATGCAATATAAAACAAGGTAGTCCTTTGGCAAAGTTGATTGTTAAGGCGAAGTTGGTCATCTGGGATGAGGCACCAATGATGCATAGATACTGTTTTGAAGCTCTTGATCGAACTCTTAGAGATATTTTAAGATTTAAAGATCCATCAAATTTAGATCGACCATTTGGAGGTAAAACAATAGTACTTGGAGGTGACTTCAGACAAATCTTGCCAGTAATTACAAAAGGTACTAGGCAAGAGATTGTTAATGCAACTCTAAATTCTTCAGATTTGTGGCCCCAATGTCAGGTCTTAAAGCTAACAAAGAATATGAGATTGCAAGGAAGTCTATCAGGTGCAGATTTGGATGATTTAAAACAGTTTTCTGATTGGATTTTGGCAATAGGTGATGGAAAGATTGGATGTTCCATTGATGGCATTGAGAAAATAGAAATACCCGATGATCTTCTTATACATAATTGTGATGATCCGATATCTGGAATTGTAGAAAGTACATATTCTGATTACTTGATACATTCCACTGATATAAAATACCTTCAAGAAAGAGCAATTCTTGCTCCGACTCTTCAGATGGTGGAATCGGTGAATGATTACATGGTTTCCCTCAACCATAGTCAGGATAAATCATATTTAAGTTCGGATACAATTTGCATGTCTGATAATGCATTTACATCTTTGGAGCATGTACATACACCTGAATTCCTAAATAGTATTAAATGTTCAGGTATTCCAAATCACTCCATCACTTTGAAGGTAGGTGTTCCTGTCATGTTGTTAAGAAATATAGATCAATCGGCAGGATTGTGTAATGGCACAAGATTGATAATCACAAGACTTGGAAATCGGGTAATTGAAGCCAAAGTATTATCAGGAAAAATGGCTGGAGACAAAGTTTTTATCCCAAGAATGACACTTACTCCATCCGATGCAAGAATTCCTTTTAAGTTCCAAAGAAGGCAATTTCCAGTCATTGTATCTTTTGCCATGACCATCAATAAAAGCCAAGGTCAATCATTGTGTAATGTGGGATTATTTTTGAAGAAGCCGGTGTTTACACATGGACAACTGTATGTTGCATTTTCTCGAGTAACAAATAGAAAAGGGTTGAAGATCTTATGTTATGATGAAGatggaaaaataacaaatgaAGCTACAAATGTAGTGTATAAAGAAGTTTTCCGTAATTTAGAGGGCAGAAATTTTCATTGA
- the LOC132043247 gene encoding uncharacterized protein LOC132043247 isoform X20, which yields MTMKRSIQVDVSVNQTQGPRTFKLFGQNYHQIGSLLPPEGSTPKFAQLYIYDTENEVANRINAVSRGQDVNKLHAEIVADLKQMLDDNNVLAKTFRMVRDRFQENINSNVKLRLIGKRGTDGRRYNLPTITEVAALVVGDFEVSGCDRDIIIETQSGQLQRINELNAAYLGLQYPLLFPYGEDGYREDIPLSGGDKSSGGRQYVSMREYFVYRIQERKDEVPTIVSSRRLFQQFLVDGYTMIESSRLKFIRTHQKQLRVDFYKVLTDAILHGDTDPSSQGKRVILPSSFTGGARYMLQNYQDAMAICKWAGYPDLFITFTCNPKWPEITRFVESRGLTPEDRPDILSRVFKIKLDGLIKDLKDNQVFGQVKAVIYTIEFQKRGLPHAHILLFLHEHNKFPCASDIDRIISAEIPHEGDDPYYYNVVKNLMMHGPCGSARKSSPCMQNGKCTKHFPKKFVDATTVDEEGYPVYRRRDNGRTIMKNGIELDNRYVVPHNRFLLLKYGAHINVEWCNQSRSIKYLFKYVNKGHDRATAAFSQSTHEDGSSTVDEINMYYDCRYISPCEAAWRILKFPIHHREPPVERLSFHLPNEQPVIFSDDDHIENVVNRPTVRESMFLSWFEANKEYPEARDLTYAEFPLKFRWDQNLKKWVRRKTSAFSIGRIFFVTPGSGELYYLRLLLNIIKGPISYDELRNDHSTFRDACYALGLLDDDKEYVDAIKEASNWGMPSYLRQLFVMLLLSNSMSRPEFVWQASWRLLSDDILHEVRTLLDNSEAELTDDELKNRCLQKMERTLKGCGKSFNDFPTMPRPDYSEQDVDSANRLINEELRYNKRSLTQEHQQLVMKLTAEQKCVYDKIMTAVNQDRGGLFFLYGHGGTGKTFMWRTLSSGVRSKGDIVINVASSGIASLLLPGGRTAHSRFAIPLNPTEDSTCNIKQGSPLAKLIVKAKLVIWDEAPMMHRYCFEALDRTLRDILRFKDPSNLDRPFGGKTIVLGGDFRQILPVITKGTRQEIVNATLNSSDLWPQCQVLKLTKNMRLQGSLSGADLDDLKQFSDWILAIGDGKIGCSIDGIEKIEIPDDLLIHNCDDPISGIVESTYSDYLIHSTDIKYLQERAILAPTLQMVESVNDYMVSLNHSQDKSYLSSDTICMSDNAFTSLEHVHTPEFLNSIKCSGIPNHSITLKVGVPVMLLRNIDQSAGLCNGTRLIITRLGNRVIEAKVLSGKMAGDKVFIPRMTLTPSDARIPFKFQRRQFPVIVSFAMTINKSQGQSLCNVGLFLKKPVFTHGQLYVAFSRVTNRKGLKILCYDEDGKITNEATNVVYKEVFRNLEGRNFH from the exons ATGACGATGAAGAGGAGTATCCAG GTTGATGTCTCTGTCAATCAGACACAAGGGCCAAGAACATTCAAATTATTTGGACAAAATTATCATCAAATTGGGAGCTTACTACCTCCTGAAGGATCTACTCCAAAGTTTGCACAGTTATATATCTATGATACAGAAAATGAAGTTGCAAATAGAATTAACGCTGTCAG TCGGGGCCAAGATGTTAATAAACTTCATGCTGAAATTGTCGCTGATCTAAAACAAATGCTCGATGACAATAATGTTTTGGCCAAGACTTTTAGAATGGTCCGAGATAGATTCCAAGAAAATATCAACTCAAATGTGAAGCTCAGACTAATAGGGAAAAGAGGTACCGATGGTAGAAGATACAACTTACCAACAATAACAGAAGTAGCTGCTTTAGTGGTAGGTGACTTTGAAGTTTCTGGATGTGATCGTGACATCATTATAGAAACACAATCTGGGCAGCTACAAAGGATAAATGAACTAAATGCTGCATATTTAGGTCTACAATACCCTTTACTTTTTCCTTACGGTGAAGACGGGTATAGAGAGGACATTCCTTTAAGTGGAGGTGATAAATCATCGGGAGGAAGGCAATATGTTAGCATGCGAGAATATTTTGTCTAtagaattcaagaaagaaaagacgAAGTTCCTACCATTGTGTCCTCAAGAAGACTATTTCAACAGTTTTTAGTTGATGGCTATACAATGATTGAGTCTTCTCGGTTGAAATTTATCAGGACTCATCAAAAGCAATTAAGAGTTGATTTTTATAAGGTCCTAACAGATGCTATTTTACATGGAGACACTGATCCTTCATCCCAAGGAAAAAGAGTAATTCTACCATCAAGCTTTACAGGGGGTGCACGATATATGTTGCAGAATTATCAAGATGCTATGGCTATATGCAAATGGGCTGGGTACCCTGATCTTTTTATCACATTTACTTGCAATCCTAAGTGGCCAGAGATTACTAGATTCGTAGAGAGCAGAGGGTTGACTCCAGAAGATCGTCCAGATATCTTAAGCAGGGTGTTCAAAATCAAATTGGACGGCTTAATAAAGGATTTGAAAGACAATCAAGTTTTTGGACAAGTAAAAGCAG TGATTTATACCATTGAGTTCCAAAAACGAGGGTTGCCTCATGCTCATATCTTGCTTTTTCTTCATGAGCATAATAAATTTCCATGCGCCTCAGATATTGATCGAATAATTTCAGCAGAAATACCACATGAAGGGGATGATCCTTATTATTATAATGTCGTGAAAAATTTGATGATGCATGGCCCATGTGGTTCTGCTAGGAAGTCTTCTCCTTGCATGCAGAATGGTAAATGTACGAAACACTTTCCTAAAAAATTTGTTGACGCAACAACAGTTGACGAAGAAGGATATCCTGTTTATAGAAGAAGGGATAATGGTAGAACAATTATGaaaaatggaattgaattggataACAGGTATGTGGTGCCACACAATCGCTTCTTATTATTAAAATATGGTGCTCATATCAATGTGGAATGGTGCAACCAATCACGAtcaataaaatacttatttaagTATGTCAATAAAGGGCATGATCGTGCAACTGCTGCTTTTTCACAAAGTACTCATGAGGATGGTTCATCAACTGTTGATGAAATCAATATGTATTATGATTGTCGCTACATATCACCATGTGAAGCCGCATGGAGAATATTAAAATTTCCAATTCACCATAGAGAGCCGCCAGTGGAAAGACTATCATTCCATCTTCCAAATGAACAGCCCGTCATTTTCTCTGATGATGATCACATTGAGAATGTAGTAAATAGACCAACTGTAAGGGAATCGATGTTTTTGAGTTGGTTTGAGGCAAACAAAGAATATCCGGAAGCAAGAGATTTGACTTATGCAGAATTCCCTCTTAAATTTAGGTGggatcaaaatttaaaaaaatgggtcagGAGAAAAACATCTGCATTTTCTATTGGGCGGATTTTCTTTGTTACTCCAGGGAGCGGAGAGTTATATTATctgaggttgttgttgaatataaTCAAAGGTCCAATTTCTTATGATGAACTAAGAAATGACCATTCCACTTTTAGAGATGCATGTTATGCACTTGGTTTGTTGGATGACGACAAAGAGTATGTTGATGCTATAAAGGAGGCCAGTAACTGGGGAATGCCATCTTATCTTAGACAATTATTTGTCATGTTGTTGTTATCAAATTCAATGTCACGACCAGAATTTGTTTGGCAAGCGTCATGGCGGTTATTGTCAGACGATATCCTTCATGAagtaagaacattattggataACTcag AGGCAGAGCTTACAGATGATGAATTGAAAAATCGCTGCTTGCAAAAGATGGAGAGGACTTTAAAAGGTTGTGGAAAAAGTTTTAATGATTTTCCAACAATGCCAAGACCAGATTACAGTGAGCAAGACGTTGATAGTGCCAACAGACTAATTAATGAGGAATTGCGCTATAACAAACGCTCTTTGACACAGGAACATCAACAATTAGTGATGAAATTAACAGCTGAACAGAAGTGTGTGTATGATAAAATCATGACTGCAGTGAACCAAGACAGAGGGGGGTTGTTCTTTTTATATGGTCATGGTGGAACTGGAAAAACATTTATGTGGAGAACATTGTCTTCTGGCGTACGATCTAAAGGTGATATAGTGATAAATGTTGCTTCAAGTGGTATTGCGTCTCTTTTGTTACCAGGAGGTCGAACTGCTCATTCGAGATTTGCGATTCCTTTAAATCCAACTGAAGATTCAACATGCAATATAAAACAAGGTAGTCCTTTGGCAAAGTTGATTGTTAAGGCGAAGTTGGTCATCTGGGATGAGGCACCAATGATGCATAGATACTGTTTTGAAGCTCTTGATCGAACTCTTAGAGATATTTTAAGATTTAAAGATCCATCAAATTTAGATCGACCATTTGGAGGTAAAACAATAGTACTTGGAGGTGACTTCAGACAAATCTTGCCAGTAATTACAAAAGGTACTAGGCAAGAGATTGTTAATGCAACTCTAAATTCTTCAGATTTGTGGCCCCAATGTCAGGTCTTAAAGCTAACAAAGAATATGAGATTGCAAGGAAGTCTATCAGGTGCAGATTTGGATGATTTAAAACAGTTTTCTGATTGGATTTTGGCAATAGGTGATGGAAAGATTGGATGTTCCATTGATGGCATTGAGAAAATAGAAATACCCGATGATCTTCTTATACATAATTGTGATGATCCGATATCTGGAATTGTAGAAAGTACATATTCTGATTACTTGATACATTCCACTGATATAAAATACCTTCAAGAAAGAGCAATTCTTGCTCCGACTCTTCAGATGGTGGAATCGGTGAATGATTACATGGTTTCCCTCAACCATAGTCAGGATAAATCATATTTAAGTTCGGATACAATTTGCATGTCTGATAATGCATTTACATCTTTGGAGCATGTACATACACCTGAATTCCTAAATAGTATTAAATGTTCAGGTATTCCAAATCACTCCATCACTTTGAAGGTAGGTGTTCCTGTCATGTTGTTAAGAAATATAGATCAATCGGCAGGATTGTGTAATGGCACAAGATTGATAATCACAAGACTTGGAAATCGGGTAATTGAAGCCAAAGTATTATCAGGAAAAATGGCTGGAGACAAAGTTTTTATCCCAAGAATGACACTTACTCCATCCGATGCAAGAATTCCTTTTAAGTTCCAAAGAAGGCAATTTCCAGTCATTGTATCTTTTGCCATGACCATCAATAAAAGCCAAGGTCAATCATTGTGTAATGTGGGATTATTTTTGAAGAAGCCGGTGTTTACACATGGACAACTGTATGTTGCATTTTCTCGAGTAACAAATAGAAAAGGGTTGAAGATCTTATGTTATGATGAAGatggaaaaataacaaatgaAGCTACAAATGTAGTGTATAAAGAAGTTTTCCGTAATTTAGAGGGCAGAAATTTTCATTGA